A DNA window from Chryseobacterium sp. MEBOG06 contains the following coding sequences:
- a CDS encoding gliding motility-associated C-terminal domain-containing protein, with protein sequence MKKDILILLLSVLLCLPGRFFSQTYQLAGNPVNTTGWDLVSDAVVSADFIRLTTDQTSKYGAIKLSTPITLSYCDKWKVEFDFRIDGNGTTQFGRGDGFTFWYLANPPTGFVSGGGLGIPANASGLMVGFDIFNNTTEAQMSKVHILYGTNNTAGNNIEFNNTAGSTFHSPDLNPTQPFVGDAYRHVEVNGETDLTNPINWIIKVKIDGVLIVDQSFAPSGGAAGMSQGYFGFSAATGGASARHSIKNAKVYVDKVPILSNTLTPFVCTNPSTGNGVVDLTSFNAQFVNNPGNYLFTYYILGSSTPIANPSSFQYSGNTTIKVVIKDPTSTLCDNGDGVIQLNPTPFAATDATLIGCNNNNAGTATFDLTTAAVTTLTGTTKEFYPSLYDMNNGTNQIMNPAAYQSPAATIYVRVTTAQGCVSTAKITLNIYPVVTVNDAEIRSCFIQTNPSTASFNLTGAIVSQGGASKKYYPSLTDAINETNEITTPTAYIAPNGVAYIKVFNTNNCYSIAKVTLTVLPPVFSTVLKDKTICMESKTTLDAGAGFKSYEWSTGATTQTITNVGVGTYWVKLKTGDCTAIQTVTVYAAENPVVTSIDISGNKVTVYVNGGTPSYQYSMDNIIWQDSNIFTNVARGEAKVFVKDNYNCTPIEINITVPNLVNVITPNDDGINDFVDYSALAGKQNLEIGIFDRYGYKIFQADKTNGYKWAGTTNGSKKVPTGNYWYSVSWKENNRTNTPINFSGWIVVKNRD encoded by the coding sequence ATGAAAAAAGATATACTCATTTTATTGCTGTCTGTCTTACTTTGTTTGCCAGGCAGATTTTTTTCACAAACCTACCAGCTTGCCGGAAATCCGGTAAATACAACAGGCTGGGATCTTGTTTCTGATGCTGTAGTAAGCGCAGACTTTATCCGGCTTACAACCGACCAGACCAGTAAATACGGAGCCATAAAATTATCCACCCCCATCACTCTAAGCTATTGTGACAAATGGAAAGTGGAGTTCGACTTTAGAATTGACGGGAATGGAACCACTCAATTTGGAAGAGGAGATGGTTTCACATTCTGGTATCTTGCGAACCCACCTACAGGATTTGTATCAGGAGGAGGACTAGGGATCCCTGCTAACGCTTCAGGACTAATGGTAGGCTTTGATATTTTCAACAATACTACTGAAGCCCAAATGAGTAAAGTACATATTTTGTATGGAACCAATAATACAGCCGGTAATAATATTGAATTCAACAACACGGCCGGAAGTACTTTCCATTCGCCTGATCTAAACCCCACACAACCTTTCGTAGGAGATGCTTACAGGCATGTTGAAGTAAATGGAGAGACAGACCTTACCAATCCTATAAACTGGATTATCAAAGTAAAGATAGACGGTGTGCTTATCGTTGATCAGTCTTTTGCTCCTTCCGGAGGTGCTGCAGGGATGTCACAGGGATACTTTGGTTTCTCTGCTGCCACAGGAGGTGCCAGTGCAAGACATTCTATTAAGAACGCAAAGGTATATGTAGATAAAGTTCCCATTTTGAGTAATACTTTAACACCGTTTGTATGTACCAATCCTTCCACCGGAAATGGTGTAGTAGATCTTACCTCATTTAATGCTCAGTTTGTAAACAATCCCGGGAATTATCTTTTCACCTACTATATATTGGGGAGTTCTACCCCTATTGCTAACCCTTCAAGTTTTCAATATTCAGGAAACACAACTATTAAAGTTGTTATCAAAGATCCTACTTCAACACTCTGTGACAATGGTGACGGAGTTATCCAGCTTAATCCCACTCCGTTTGCAGCAACGGACGCTACTCTTATCGGATGTAATAATAACAATGCGGGGACTGCGACGTTTGACCTCACCACAGCAGCAGTAACAACGCTCACAGGTACTACTAAAGAATTCTATCCTTCTTTATATGATATGAATAATGGTACCAATCAGATTATGAATCCTGCAGCATATCAGTCGCCTGCAGCTACTATATATGTAAGAGTAACCACAGCACAAGGATGTGTAAGCACCGCCAAAATCACTTTAAATATATATCCTGTTGTCACCGTTAACGATGCCGAAATAAGATCGTGCTTTATTCAAACCAACCCTTCTACAGCATCCTTTAATCTTACAGGAGCTATAGTTTCCCAGGGTGGAGCATCCAAAAAATATTACCCATCACTAACTGATGCCATCAATGAAACCAATGAAATCACAACTCCTACAGCCTATATTGCACCCAATGGAGTAGCTTATATAAAGGTATTCAACACAAACAACTGTTACTCAATCGCCAAAGTTACATTAACTGTACTTCCTCCAGTATTCTCTACGGTCTTAAAAGACAAGACGATCTGCATGGAAAGCAAAACAACTTTAGATGCCGGAGCCGGTTTTAAAAGTTATGAATGGAGTACCGGAGCTACTACGCAGACCATAACAAATGTGGGAGTAGGTACTTATTGGGTAAAACTAAAAACAGGAGATTGTACAGCAATCCAGACCGTAACAGTATATGCAGCTGAAAATCCGGTGGTCACTAGTATTGATATCTCAGGAAATAAAGTTACTGTATACGTAAACGGAGGGACTCCTTCTTATCAATATTCAATGGATAATATTATCTGGCAGGACTCCAATATATTCACAAATGTGGCCAGAGGAGAAGCTAAAGTATTTGTGAAAGACAATTATAACTGTACGCCTATTGAAATCAACATCACCGTTCCTAATCTGGTTAATGTAATTACACCTAATGATGATGGAATTAATGATTTTGTTGACTATTCTGCCCTTGCAGGTAAGCAAAATCTGGAAATAGGAATTTTCGACAGGTATGGTTATAAAATTTTCCAGGCTGATAAAACCAATGGATACAAATGGGCAGGCACTACCAATGGAAGCAAAAAAGTTCCTACCGGAAATTACTGGTACTCTGTTTCATGGAAAGAAAATAACAGAACCAACACTCCAATAAATTTTTCTGGTTGGATTGTTGTAAAAAACAGAGATTAA
- a CDS encoding TonB-dependent receptor yields the protein MKLINKSILTAIITLSTASVYYAQQVQDTVTKSKDIDEVILRGVTDIAKDRKTPVAVSNIKAAQIVERLGNQELPELLNTTPSVFATKAGGGFGDSGIVIRGFESRNIAVMVNGMPVNDMETGTVYTSNWTGLSDVTSAIQVQRGLGSSKLAIASVGGTINYITRSADMKQGGVIRLGVGNNDYLKTSFAYNTGKSQDGWSSSFLMSRQAGSTYAENTQYESYAYFFALGFQPNKKHNLQFMMTSAPQWHDQRYTSNSLGDYFKYNPKQDGTPFREYNSDFGYYTDANGRKVAVSNKANYYAKPVIMLNWDWTISDKSTLSTVAYMSNGRGGGLSDVGKVGNKFASGYIDTTPGTGGHINYDQIFAANGAVDVNAPTAATGGTLIRRSSVNAHNWYGILMNFQHKINDNWNFSVGTDDRYYYGYHYMVASDLYGAKGYKDASNKNLTAPNIISNTYDYKKLTWNPFGGSQPPMSDRLSFSNDGEVLWYSGFGQVEYSTEKLTVYAQGSVSNQGFQRIDNFIVDGSTAANGQINNTKTGFKNIFGYNVKGGANYNINEHHNVFANLGYYSKQPFMNSVYPSNQQFLNPSLTNEKISSFEVGYGFRSAKFNASVNLYRTEWKDRWLRKNMNFELPAGTLAGYAEISGITEVHQGFEFEGNYKPFKFLEFNGMFSLGDYHYVGNATGATFDNNNNPIAVPGTDKNSTTLYLDGIKVGGTNFNSIPQMTSALGFTAIPVQDLRIYGTWRHVGKVYGSMDAGTFTKPGGEILKLKDFDLFDIGISYKVRLKDPKQYFTIGGNVYNLFDLNYISDAGGNYIKPTDAPTNLQDGKPNTQKLTYEQLGYMYKGVAYGNKVFFGAPRTWAATLSFNF from the coding sequence ATGAAATTAATCAACAAATCGATTCTTACTGCGATAATTACATTATCAACAGCTAGTGTCTATTACGCTCAACAAGTTCAGGATACAGTTACTAAATCCAAAGACATTGATGAAGTGATCCTAAGAGGTGTTACAGATATCGCTAAAGATAGAAAGACACCTGTTGCAGTATCCAACATTAAAGCTGCACAAATTGTGGAAAGACTGGGTAACCAGGAACTTCCAGAGCTTTTGAATACTACACCATCCGTTTTTGCTACTAAAGCTGGAGGTGGATTTGGTGACTCCGGAATAGTAATTCGTGGATTTGAATCAAGAAACATTGCCGTAATGGTAAACGGTATGCCGGTAAATGATATGGAAACCGGTACTGTGTATACTTCTAACTGGACAGGTTTATCTGATGTAACCAGTGCAATTCAGGTACAAAGAGGACTTGGTTCTTCCAAACTGGCTATTGCTTCAGTAGGAGGTACTATTAACTACATTACACGTTCAGCTGATATGAAGCAGGGAGGTGTTATCCGTTTAGGGGTAGGTAACAATGATTATTTAAAAACATCTTTCGCTTACAATACTGGTAAATCACAAGATGGATGGTCTTCATCATTCTTAATGAGCAGACAGGCAGGGTCTACCTATGCTGAAAACACTCAATATGAATCTTATGCTTATTTCTTTGCTTTAGGTTTCCAACCTAACAAAAAGCATAATTTACAATTTATGATGACGTCTGCTCCACAATGGCACGACCAAAGATATACTTCTAACTCATTAGGCGATTATTTCAAATACAATCCAAAGCAGGATGGTACTCCATTCAGAGAATATAATTCTGACTTTGGTTACTATACAGATGCTAATGGCAGAAAAGTAGCGGTATCAAACAAAGCTAATTACTACGCTAAGCCGGTAATTATGTTAAACTGGGACTGGACAATCAGTGACAAGTCAACTTTAAGTACCGTTGCGTATATGTCTAACGGCCGTGGTGGTGGTCTTTCAGATGTAGGAAAAGTAGGTAATAAATTTGCCAGCGGATATATAGATACAACTCCTGGTACAGGAGGTCATATCAATTATGATCAGATTTTTGCAGCCAATGGAGCGGTAGATGTAAATGCACCTACAGCAGCAACAGGAGGTACTCTAATCAGAAGATCAAGCGTAAATGCTCACAACTGGTATGGGATCTTAATGAACTTCCAACATAAAATCAATGACAACTGGAACTTCTCAGTAGGTACAGATGACAGATATTATTACGGATATCACTATATGGTTGCCAGCGATTTATATGGAGCTAAAGGATATAAAGATGCTTCGAATAAAAACCTGACAGCACCAAATATTATCAGCAACACTTACGACTATAAAAAATTAACGTGGAATCCTTTCGGAGGATCACAGCCACCAATGTCTGACAGACTTTCTTTCAGCAATGATGGTGAAGTACTTTGGTATAGCGGATTTGGACAGGTTGAATATTCTACAGAAAAATTAACAGTATATGCGCAGGGATCGGTTTCTAACCAAGGATTCCAAAGAATTGATAACTTTATAGTAGACGGTTCTACTGCAGCTAACGGCCAAATTAATAATACCAAAACAGGATTTAAAAATATATTTGGTTACAATGTTAAGGGAGGTGCTAACTACAACATCAACGAGCACCACAATGTATTCGCTAACTTAGGATACTATAGCAAGCAGCCATTCATGAACTCTGTTTACCCAAGTAACCAACAGTTCCTAAACCCTAGTTTAACTAATGAGAAAATTTCTTCTTTTGAAGTTGGATATGGTTTCAGATCTGCTAAGTTTAACGCTTCAGTAAACCTTTACAGAACTGAATGGAAAGACAGATGGTTAAGAAAAAACATGAACTTCGAATTACCTGCAGGTACGCTAGCTGGTTATGCAGAAATCAGTGGTATTACTGAAGTTCACCAAGGGTTTGAATTTGAAGGAAACTATAAGCCATTTAAGTTCTTAGAGTTCAACGGTATGTTCTCTTTAGGAGATTACCATTATGTAGGAAATGCAACAGGAGCAACTTTTGATAACAATAACAATCCTATTGCTGTTCCTGGAACTGATAAAAACTCAACTACTCTTTATCTTGATGGTATTAAAGTAGGTGGAACTAACTTCAACAGTATTCCACAGATGACTTCTGCATTAGGATTTACAGCAATCCCGGTACAGGATTTAAGAATCTACGGAACATGGAGACACGTTGGTAAGGTATATGGAAGTATGGATGCAGGAACATTTACTAAACCTGGAGGAGAAATCTTAAAATTAAAAGACTTCGATCTTTTTGATATTGGTATCTCTTACAAAGTTCGTTTGAAAGATCCTAAGCAGTATTTCACGATCGGAGGTAACGTTTATAACTTATTTGATTTAAATTACATCTCTGATGCAGGAGGAAATTATATCAAACCGACTGATGCTCCTACAAATCTACAGGATGGAAAACCAAATACTCAAAAACTAACTTACGAACAACTAGGTTATATGTATAAAGGCGTTGCTTACGGAAACAAAGTGTTCTTCGGAGCTCCAAGAACTTGGGCAGCAACATTATCATTCAACTTCTAA
- a CDS encoding aspartate-semialdehyde dehydrogenase, which yields MKVAVVGSTGMVGQVMLKVLEERNFPVTELIPVASERSVGKKVKYKQKEFTIVSMKDAIAAKPDIAIFSAGGSTSLEFAPLFAEVGTTVIDNSSAWRMDPDKKLVVPEINADVLTKEDKIIANPNCSTIQLVMVLGPLNKKYDLKRVVVSTYQSVTGTGKAAVDQLNGEIENSVNKESQISGDDSIAKVYPYQIFKNALPHCDVFAEDDYTKEEIKLMKEPKKILGDDTFNLTATAVRVPVQGGHSESVNIEFENEFELDEVRKILSETPGIIVMDDVKNNHYPMPLYSEGKDEVFVGRIRRDLSQPKTLNLWIVADNLRKGAATNAVQIAEYLVASNLV from the coding sequence ATGAAAGTAGCTGTAGTAGGTTCAACAGGAATGGTTGGACAAGTTATGCTGAAAGTTTTGGAGGAGAGAAACTTCCCTGTAACAGAATTAATACCGGTAGCATCCGAAAGATCTGTAGGCAAGAAGGTGAAGTATAAACAGAAGGAATTTACGATTGTAAGCATGAAGGACGCTATAGCTGCCAAACCGGATATTGCAATCTTCTCTGCAGGCGGATCTACTTCTCTTGAATTTGCACCATTGTTTGCAGAAGTGGGAACAACAGTAATTGATAATTCTTCTGCATGGAGAATGGATCCCGACAAGAAATTGGTAGTTCCTGAAATCAATGCTGATGTTTTGACTAAAGAAGATAAAATCATCGCAAATCCGAACTGTTCTACCATTCAGTTGGTAATGGTTTTAGGGCCTTTGAACAAAAAATATGATTTAAAAAGAGTTGTAGTTTCTACCTACCAGTCTGTAACAGGAACAGGTAAAGCCGCTGTGGACCAGTTAAATGGTGAAATTGAAAATTCGGTGAACAAAGAGAGCCAAATCAGCGGAGATGATTCTATTGCAAAAGTATATCCTTACCAGATCTTTAAAAATGCATTACCACACTGTGATGTATTCGCAGAAGATGATTATACTAAAGAAGAAATCAAGCTGATGAAAGAGCCTAAGAAGATTTTGGGTGATGATACCTTTAATCTGACTGCAACTGCAGTAAGAGTGCCGGTTCAGGGAGGACATTCTGAAAGTGTAAATATCGAATTCGAAAATGAATTTGAACTTGATGAAGTAAGAAAAATTTTATCCGAAACGCCTGGTATCATCGTAATGGATGATGTAAAGAACAACCACTACCCTATGCCTTTATATTCGGAAGGAAAAGATGAAGTGTTCGTAGGAAGAATAAGACGGGATCTGTCACAGCCAAAAACGCTCAACCTTTGGATCGTAGCAGACAATCTGAGGAAAGGAGCAGCAACAAACGCTGTACAAATCGCAGAATATCTTGTAGCTAGCAACTTAGTATAA
- a CDS encoding NAD(P)H-dependent oxidoreductase, translated as MNYLEALSRRYSVKKFNNQIIPQETLHNILESGKLSASSLGLQPYKIIVVESEEMKQKLIPSFYNPSQISTCSHLVVIISKKNIEEHYIRGYFNHISEVRETPLEKLDPFRNSINQHINQKTQDEIFNWAEKQSYIVLANLMYAAAIENIDSCPMEGFRQDLIEEILNINPETEKVTVTLALGYRSDEDPFQHMKKVRKPNEKLFKFI; from the coding sequence ATGAATTATTTGGAAGCTTTAAGCAGAAGATATTCTGTAAAGAAATTTAATAATCAAATTATTCCTCAGGAAACGCTGCATAATATTCTTGAGTCAGGAAAACTGTCTGCCAGCTCCCTGGGACTTCAGCCCTATAAAATTATTGTTGTTGAAAGTGAGGAAATGAAACAGAAGTTGATTCCCTCTTTTTACAATCCCTCTCAGATATCCACCTGTTCTCATCTGGTTGTCATTATTTCAAAGAAAAACATTGAAGAACATTATATCCGGGGTTATTTTAATCATATTTCCGAAGTAAGAGAAACCCCTCTTGAGAAACTTGATCCTTTCAGAAACAGTATCAATCAGCATATTAATCAAAAAACACAGGACGAAATTTTCAACTGGGCAGAAAAACAATCTTATATAGTATTGGCCAATCTGATGTATGCCGCTGCTATTGAAAATATAGACTCGTGCCCCATGGAAGGCTTCCGACAGGACCTTATAGAAGAGATTCTCAATATAAATCCCGAAACAGAAAAGGTAACCGTTACCCTCGCTTTAGGCTACCGTTCTGATGAAGATCCTTTCCAGCACATGAAAAAAGTAAGAAAACCAAACGAAAAATTGTTTAAATTTATTTAA
- the nadC gene encoding carboxylating nicotinate-nucleotide diphosphorylase, whose protein sequence is MKRPSYVTDKALKTFIKNALEEDIQDGDHSTLSTIPQDLVQSAKLLVKQDCILAGVELADIIFKTFDKNLKVEIFIKDGDTAKVGDIAMIVTGSARSILSTERLVLNCMQRMSGIATLTHEWDSRLVGTKTKLLDTRKTTPNFRICEKWAVAIGGGTNHRYGLYDMIMLKDNHIDYNGSITNAVAMAKDYVKKNKKKLKIEVETRNLQEVQEAIDAKVDRIMLDNMDVETMMQAVKMINGSCESEASGGITRDMLKEIASTGVTYISVGALTHSAENIDLSLKAVK, encoded by the coding sequence ATGAAAAGACCTAGCTACGTAACAGATAAAGCATTAAAGACATTTATAAAAAACGCCCTTGAAGAAGACATTCAGGATGGCGACCACTCTACCTTATCTACCATTCCGCAGGATCTTGTACAAAGTGCTAAACTTTTGGTAAAACAAGACTGTATTCTTGCTGGTGTAGAGCTGGCAGACATCATTTTTAAAACATTTGATAAAAATCTGAAAGTTGAAATTTTCATTAAAGATGGAGATACTGCAAAGGTTGGAGATATAGCCATGATTGTAACCGGAAGTGCAAGATCGATACTTTCCACAGAGAGACTTGTCCTTAACTGTATGCAGAGAATGAGCGGTATTGCAACGCTTACTCACGAATGGGATTCAAGACTGGTAGGTACAAAGACTAAACTATTAGACACAAGAAAGACAACTCCTAACTTCAGAATATGTGAAAAGTGGGCTGTTGCTATAGGCGGTGGAACCAATCACAGATATGGCCTTTATGATATGATCATGCTGAAAGACAATCATATTGATTACAACGGAAGCATCACCAATGCCGTAGCAATGGCGAAGGACTACGTTAAAAAGAATAAGAAAAAACTGAAAATAGAGGTTGAAACAAGAAACCTTCAAGAAGTTCAGGAAGCTATTGATGCAAAAGTGGACAGAATCATGCTTGATAATATGGATGTAGAAACAATGATGCAAGCTGTAAAAATGATCAATGGTTCATGCGAATCTGAAGCTTCAGGTGGTATTACCCGAGATATGCTGAAAGAAATTGCGTCAACTGGTGTCACCTATATCTCTGTGGGAGCCCTTACACACTCTGCTGAGAATATTGATTTGAGTCTCAAAGCAGTGAAATAG
- the nadB gene encoding L-aspartate oxidase, whose translation MIKADVLVIGSGISGLSYAIKVSEQLPDAKIIIVTKSDEDESNTKYAQGGLAVVTDFQKDNFEKHINDTMRAGDGENKRDVVEMVVKEAPARFNEIVEWGAQFDMKNGKFALGREGGHTENRIVHHKDITGFEIERALLETANNSPNIEILDHHYVIDIITQHHVPGKELNEGDIHCYGAYILDEKSKTIKKITSKITLAATGGAGHVYKNTTNPTIATGDGIAFVARAKGKVSNMQYYQFHPTALYSKMDGMLFLISEAVRGDGAKLRTKRGEKFMHKYDEREELASRDIVARAIDAEMKITGDEFVGLDCKEMNHEKFLEHFPNIYKKCKDEGIDPFTQLIPVVPACHYLMGGIEVDRDGQSSIRNLFAVGECTNSGLHGANRLASNSLLEGLVFGHNAAMKAVKLLNENNFNFDDLKAVPEWNEEGMKIMDEMVIVSYLRKQLQEMMSDLVGIVRSNKRLNMALQKHQEIAAAVDEIYHYSILSPQLSELRNLTTVAYLIISQSMEMTENKGAFYNKDLV comes from the coding sequence ATGATAAAAGCGGATGTATTAGTAATTGGTTCCGGCATTTCCGGACTTTCCTATGCCATTAAAGTATCTGAACAGCTCCCTGATGCCAAAATCATCATCGTAACAAAATCTGACGAGGATGAAAGTAACACTAAATATGCCCAAGGCGGCCTTGCTGTAGTCACAGACTTCCAAAAAGACAACTTCGAAAAACATATTAACGATACCATGCGTGCCGGTGATGGCGAAAATAAACGCGATGTAGTGGAAATGGTAGTCAAAGAAGCTCCGGCAAGATTTAATGAAATTGTAGAATGGGGCGCTCAATTCGATATGAAAAACGGGAAGTTTGCTTTGGGAAGAGAAGGAGGCCATACCGAAAACAGAATCGTCCATCATAAAGACATTACAGGATTTGAAATCGAAAGAGCTTTACTGGAAACAGCCAATAACAGCCCAAACATTGAAATCCTCGACCATCATTATGTGATTGATATTATTACACAGCACCACGTTCCCGGAAAAGAACTCAATGAAGGCGACATTCACTGCTATGGTGCTTATATTCTGGATGAAAAATCCAAAACAATTAAAAAAATAACATCCAAAATTACCCTGGCAGCCACAGGAGGTGCCGGACACGTCTATAAAAATACAACCAACCCTACTATTGCCACCGGAGACGGAATTGCTTTTGTAGCCCGTGCAAAAGGAAAGGTTTCCAATATGCAGTATTATCAGTTCCACCCTACAGCTTTGTATAGCAAAATGGATGGAATGTTATTTTTAATTTCAGAAGCCGTACGTGGAGACGGAGCAAAATTAAGAACTAAAAGAGGCGAAAAATTCATGCACAAATATGATGAACGGGAAGAGCTTGCCTCAAGAGATATCGTTGCAAGAGCTATCGATGCCGAAATGAAAATTACCGGAGACGAATTTGTAGGTTTAGATTGTAAGGAAATGAATCATGAAAAATTCTTAGAACACTTCCCGAATATTTACAAGAAATGCAAAGACGAAGGAATTGATCCATTCACTCAATTAATACCCGTTGTACCTGCCTGTCATTACTTAATGGGAGGAATTGAAGTAGACAGAGACGGACAATCTTCTATCAGAAATCTTTTTGCTGTAGGAGAATGCACCAATTCAGGACTTCATGGCGCCAATAGACTCGCGTCAAATTCCCTACTTGAAGGTTTGGTTTTCGGGCACAATGCTGCTATGAAAGCGGTAAAACTTCTGAATGAAAACAATTTCAACTTTGACGATCTGAAAGCAGTTCCGGAATGGAATGAAGAAGGAATGAAAATCATGGATGAAATGGTGATCGTCAGCTATCTTAGAAAACAGCTTCAGGAAATGATGAGCGACCTTGTAGGTATTGTAAGAAGTAATAAACGTCTGAACATGGCATTGCAAAAACATCAGGAGATTGCAGCAGCCGTGGACGAAATTTACCACTACTCTATTCTCTCACCACAATTGTCAGAACTAAGAAACCTTACCACCGTTGCTTATCTTATCATTAGTCAGTCCATGGAAATGACAGAGAACAAGGGAGCATTTTATAATAAAGACTTGGTTTAA